A section of the Anabaena cylindrica PCC 7122 genome encodes:
- a CDS encoding DEAD/DEAH box helicase encodes MSDFNPNSTQLQTQLAKKYFDLSPAIQKIIQLFSVIYAPIDKNSFLSCLSQTAALDEKNRPWTTTTLNYQIEKLVIALLLVKESKSGPECNPLLTEIATRHAVETGKFEILVKAVEETLPVSNHWNKNSRMFRSLRQCIREIRIGLYRQDPIFIKKQIEDYRNHSYNEEKIVIENIFEQICNNPFNENWFNTLPEELYQSCISSVLFNSALKLSDCEDAFMMLEEECYQPGKYSSDSLHLILAEQFLLRGDTAEAKDCLERISEENQNNAAIYWGWLSFVRGENEQAIKYYTDALKAIKKATGKRQIYFNTMGGLFFILALLKDGSGQRLKEAEDYATLMSRESDHWLTFVYARLKTVLQVQQGDITQKELVVSAYIASVEEENSLQTLFCSLCLYWMDAESAKKRLPDLLEPLYRRAIASGHHWLAMETAELLSRLKPSSNYKKQAEALREDSGIQTIVDLIQPQEAWEMCLNALANLQKQPQTPGKPESELRLAWFITFHSVQCSLQPKEQKVNAKGEWSKGRPIALKRLSSGLSEFDYVTPQDMRVCSCIQTYSEGYYGKVDYMFNEKAILALIGHPVVFWEDTPNIRVEIVKGEPELLVKKEKQGRLTLEFSPKLPESQNILHIKETPTRIKVIEIKTEHRRIAEIIGKDNKLNVPAIAQKQVLAAINAVSGIVTVHSDIGGGLENAEEVPAQTLPHIHLLPANSGLKITLLSRPFTQGGPYFRPGAGGETVIAEIEGKRLQTKRNLSEEKKLAKAAIAACPTLTQTEEQDGEWTIEDPEECLELLLELQTLGNSVVMAWPEGEKLRVSHNADLKDFNLSIQRQQDWFAATGELKLNDDLVLDMQQLLALLEKTPSRFIPLGDGQFLALTQAFRKRLDELRMFSEKHGKGMRFHPLATLGLEDFVDEVGKLKADKHWKEHIQKLKEVQDLQPELPSTFQAELRDYQMDGFCWLARLAHWGVGACLADQMGLGKTVQALAVILRNAHAGPTLIIAPTSVCMNWVSEAQKFAPTLNIMQFSGANRQKLLDGLQPLDMLICSYGLLQQEEVSQMLAQVDWQTIVLDEAQAIKNMSTKRSQAAMNLKSSFKLLTTGTPIENHLGELWNLFRFINPGLLGSFESFNQRFANPIEKYQDKQARNKLKKLIQPFLLRRTKNQVLEELPSRTEILLHVELSKEEKAFYEALRRQAISKLTESNADAGQKHLQVLAEIMKLRRACCNPSLVMPDTELSSSKLQLFGEVLDELLENRHKALVFSQFVDHLHIIRDYLDKQSIKYQYLDGSTPMAERKRSVDAFQAGDGDVFLISLKAGGTGLNLTAADYVIHTDPWWNPAVEDQASDRAHRIGQQRPVTIYRLVAKDTIEDKIVELHHHKRDLADSLLEGTDMSGKISTEALLQLIHEG; translated from the coding sequence ATGTCCGATTTTAACCCTAATTCCACCCAACTCCAAACACAACTCGCTAAAAAATACTTTGATTTATCCCCTGCTATCCAAAAGATCATCCAATTGTTTTCGGTAATTTATGCACCAATAGACAAAAATTCATTCCTCAGTTGTCTTTCGCAAACTGCTGCCTTAGACGAAAAGAATAGACCTTGGACTACTACAACCCTCAATTACCAAATTGAGAAATTGGTAATAGCACTTTTACTAGTCAAAGAAAGCAAATCAGGTCCTGAATGCAATCCGTTACTCACAGAAATTGCTACTCGTCATGCTGTAGAAACTGGAAAGTTTGAGATCCTAGTTAAAGCCGTAGAGGAAACATTACCAGTAAGTAATCACTGGAACAAAAATTCTCGGATGTTCCGCAGTCTCCGCCAGTGTATCAGAGAAATCCGCATTGGACTTTACCGCCAAGACCCTATTTTTATTAAAAAGCAAATTGAAGATTACCGTAACCATAGTTATAACGAAGAAAAAATAGTCATAGAAAATATCTTTGAACAGATATGCAATAACCCATTTAACGAAAATTGGTTCAACACCCTACCAGAAGAATTATATCAAAGCTGTATATCAAGTGTCCTCTTCAATTCAGCATTAAAATTATCTGACTGCGAAGATGCATTTATGATGCTAGAAGAAGAATGTTATCAACCTGGAAAATATTCTTCAGATTCTTTGCATCTGATTTTGGCAGAACAATTCCTATTACGTGGTGATACGGCAGAAGCAAAAGATTGTTTAGAACGGATATCAGAAGAAAATCAAAATAACGCCGCTATTTATTGGGGTTGGTTGAGTTTTGTGCGGGGTGAAAATGAACAAGCCATTAAATATTATACAGATGCCCTCAAAGCTATAAAAAAAGCCACAGGCAAACGCCAAATATATTTTAATACAATGGGCGGGTTATTTTTTATCCTAGCATTATTAAAAGATGGTTCAGGACAACGCCTCAAAGAAGCAGAAGATTACGCCACATTAATGTCCCGTGAATCAGATCATTGGCTCACATTTGTTTATGCCAGACTGAAAACGGTACTGCAAGTCCAGCAAGGTGATATTACCCAAAAAGAACTTGTAGTAAGTGCCTATATTGCTTCGGTGGAAGAAGAAAATAGCTTACAAACATTGTTTTGTTCACTATGTCTTTATTGGATGGATGCTGAGAGTGCAAAAAAACGCTTACCTGATTTGTTAGAACCATTATATCGGAGAGCGATCGCATCCGGTCATCACTGGCTGGCAATGGAAACCGCAGAACTCCTATCCCGACTCAAACCCAGTAGTAACTATAAAAAACAAGCAGAAGCACTAAGAGAAGATAGCGGCATCCAAACCATAGTAGACCTCATCCAACCCCAAGAAGCTTGGGAAATGTGCCTCAATGCCCTAGCAAATCTCCAGAAACAACCACAAACCCCTGGCAAACCAGAGTCAGAACTGCGGTTAGCATGGTTCATCACCTTCCATTCCGTTCAATGTAGTTTACAACCCAAGGAACAAAAAGTTAATGCCAAAGGAGAATGGAGTAAAGGTCGTCCCATAGCCCTTAAACGTCTTAGCAGTGGACTATCTGAATTTGATTACGTCACACCCCAAGATATGCGGGTCTGTAGTTGTATTCAGACATATAGTGAGGGCTATTATGGCAAAGTTGACTATATGTTTAACGAAAAAGCCATCTTGGCATTAATTGGACACCCAGTGGTTTTTTGGGAAGACACGCCTAATATCCGGGTAGAAATTGTCAAAGGAGAACCAGAACTACTGGTGAAAAAAGAAAAACAAGGTCGTCTCACCTTGGAATTTTCGCCCAAATTACCAGAATCACAGAACATTCTGCATATTAAAGAAACTCCAACTCGCATCAAAGTTATTGAAATTAAAACTGAACACAGACGCATTGCCGAGATTATTGGTAAAGATAACAAATTAAACGTACCTGCGATCGCCCAAAAGCAAGTTTTAGCAGCCATTAATGCCGTCTCTGGTATCGTTACCGTCCATTCTGACATCGGTGGTGGACTAGAAAATGCAGAAGAAGTCCCCGCCCAAACACTACCCCACATTCACCTCTTACCTGCCAATTCCGGTTTGAAAATCACCCTCTTATCCCGTCCTTTTACCCAAGGTGGCCCTTACTTCCGTCCCGGTGCAGGTGGTGAAACAGTCATTGCCGAAATTGAAGGTAAACGTCTGCAAACCAAACGCAATCTATCAGAAGAGAAAAAACTAGCTAAAGCTGCTATAGCCGCCTGTCCCACCTTAACGCAAACAGAAGAACAAGATGGTGAATGGACAATAGAAGACCCAGAGGAATGTTTAGAACTGCTGCTAGAACTGCAAACACTGGGAAACAGCGTCGTCATGGCTTGGCCAGAAGGAGAAAAACTGCGGGTTAGTCACAATGCAGACTTGAAAGACTTTAATTTATCAATTCAACGTCAACAAGATTGGTTTGCAGCTACTGGTGAATTGAAATTAAATGATGACTTAGTGCTGGATATGCAGCAACTCCTAGCACTTCTAGAAAAAACCCCCAGCCGTTTTATCCCCCTTGGTGACGGTCAATTTTTAGCTTTAACCCAAGCATTTCGTAAACGTCTTGACGAATTACGGATGTTTTCGGAAAAACACGGTAAAGGTATGCGTTTTCACCCCTTAGCCACATTAGGGTTAGAAGATTTTGTTGATGAGGTAGGTAAGCTAAAAGCAGATAAACACTGGAAGGAACATATCCAGAAACTCAAAGAAGTACAAGACCTGCAACCAGAACTCCCGTCTACGTTTCAAGCCGAATTACGGGACTATCAAATGGATGGTTTCTGTTGGTTAGCACGTTTAGCACATTGGGGTGTAGGTGCTTGTTTAGCCGACCAAATGGGACTGGGTAAAACCGTGCAAGCATTAGCAGTCATTCTTAGAAATGCCCATGCAGGCCCAACTTTAATTATTGCCCCTACTTCCGTTTGCATGAATTGGGTGAGTGAAGCGCAAAAATTCGCTCCAACTCTGAATATTATGCAATTTTCAGGTGCTAACCGTCAAAAATTATTAGATGGTTTACAACCATTGGATATGTTGATATGTAGCTATGGTTTATTGCAACAGGAAGAAGTATCTCAGATGCTTGCTCAAGTAGATTGGCAAACAATAGTGCTAGATGAAGCCCAGGCTATCAAAAATATGTCTACTAAACGTTCCCAGGCAGCCATGAACCTGAAATCTAGTTTTAAACTGCTTACAACTGGAACTCCCATTGAAAATCATCTCGGTGAGTTGTGGAATTTGTTCCGCTTTATTAATCCTGGGTTATTGGGTTCTTTTGAAAGCTTTAATCAACGCTTTGCAAATCCTATTGAGAAATATCAGGATAAACAAGCACGTAATAAACTGAAAAAGCTAATTCAACCATTCTTATTACGACGCACAAAAAATCAGGTGTTAGAAGAATTGCCTTCCCGAACTGAAATTCTGCTTCATGTGGAGTTGAGTAAAGAGGAAAAAGCATTTTATGAGGCTTTGCGTCGTCAAGCTATATCTAAACTAACTGAAAGTAATGCAGATGCAGGACAGAAGCATTTGCAAGTTTTAGCGGAGATTATGAAACTACGTCGTGCTTGCTGTAATCCGAGTTTGGTAATGCCTGATACTGAGTTATCTAGTTCTAAGTTGCAACTTTTTGGTGAGGTGCTGGATGAACTGCTGGAAAATCGCCATAAGGCGTTGGTGTTTAGCCAGTTTGTTGACCATCTGCACATCATCCGCGATTATCTGGATAAACAAAGTATTAAATATCAATATTTAGATGGTAGTACCCCAATGGCAGAACGGAAAAGAAGCGTGGATGCCTTTCAAGCGGGGGATGGGGATGTTTTTCTCATTAGTTTGAAAGCTGGGGGTACAGGACTGAATCTAACCGCCGCTGATTACGTGATCCATACAGACCCTTGGTGGAATCCCGCTGTGGAAGATCAAGCTTCTGACCGCGCTCACCGGATTGGGCAACAACGTCCGGTAACAATTTATCGCTTGGTCGCTAAGGATACTATTGAGGACAAGATTGTGGAATTACATCACCACAAGCGAGATTTGGCGGATAGTTTATTGGAAGGTACTGATATGAGTGGCAAGATATCAACGGAAGCATTACTGCAATTAATTCATGAGGGTTGA
- the trpS gene encoding tryptophan--tRNA ligase: MGKQRVLSGVQPTGNLHLGNYLGAIRNWVEIQDQYENFFCVVDLHAITVPHNPATLAADTYNIAALYLACGIDLSHSHIFVQSHVSAHSELTWLLNCITPLNWLQDMIQFKEKAVKQGENVGVGLLDYPVLMAADILLYQADKVPVGEDQKQHLELTRDIVNRFNHQFAKDAPVLKLPDPLIRKEGARVMSLTDGTRKMSKSDPSELSRINVLDPPDQITKKIKRCKTDLVRGLTFDDSERPECHNLLTLYTLLAGKTKEEVAIECADMGWGQFKPLLTETAINALQPIQEKYAEVMKDKGYLESVLRDGREKAEAIACSTLADVKAALGFSVPL, encoded by the coding sequence ATGGGTAAGCAGCGCGTCCTGTCGGGAGTTCAACCAACTGGTAATTTACATTTAGGTAACTACTTAGGTGCGATTCGTAACTGGGTAGAAATTCAAGACCAGTATGAAAATTTCTTTTGTGTGGTAGATTTACACGCAATCACTGTACCGCATAATCCCGCCACTTTAGCGGCTGATACTTACAATATTGCTGCTTTATATTTAGCCTGTGGTATTGATTTAAGTCATTCTCACATTTTTGTCCAATCTCACGTTTCCGCGCACAGTGAACTTACCTGGTTGCTAAACTGCATTACACCGCTTAACTGGTTACAAGACATGATCCAGTTTAAGGAGAAAGCGGTTAAACAAGGTGAAAATGTCGGTGTTGGTTTGTTAGATTATCCCGTGCTAATGGCTGCGGATATTCTGCTTTATCAAGCGGATAAAGTGCCGGTGGGTGAAGATCAAAAACAACACTTGGAACTAACAAGGGATATCGTCAACAGGTTTAATCACCAATTTGCGAAAGATGCACCTGTGCTAAAGTTGCCAGATCCTTTGATTAGAAAAGAAGGTGCAAGGGTGATGAGTTTGACAGATGGAACACGGAAAATGTCAAAATCAGATCCTTCAGAATTGAGTCGAATTAATGTTTTAGATCCACCAGATCAAATTACGAAAAAGATTAAACGCTGTAAAACTGATTTGGTGCGGGGTTTAACTTTTGATGACTCAGAACGCCCAGAATGTCATAACCTGTTAACGTTGTATACTCTGCTGGCTGGAAAAACTAAGGAAGAAGTGGCTATTGAATGTGCAGATATGGGTTGGGGACAGTTTAAACCATTGTTGACGGAAACAGCCATTAATGCTTTGCAACCAATTCAAGAAAAATATGCGGAGGTAATGAAAGATAAAGGTTATTTGGAGTCAGTGTTGCGAGATGGTAGGGAGAAAGCGGAGGCTATAGCTTGCTCTACTTTAGCAGATGTCAAAGCTGCTTTGGGTTTCTCTGTTCCTCTCTAA
- a CDS encoding methylenetetrahydrofolate reductase — MPDTQSFSVLNNFRKAVAAGEFLVTAEVAPPKGGDPTQMLKMAATLKGRVHAVNITDGSRAVMRMSSLVASAILLQNGIEPICQVACRDRNRIGLQADLMGAHALGIRNILALTGDPVKAGDHPEAKAVFDLEAVRLLQLIRKMNQGIDFNEKILNDGALDLFAGAAVDPQSKSWSGLQSRFEKKVEAGAQFFQSQLITDFEILEKFMDKIAAGYNKPILAGIFLLKSAKNAQFINKAVPGVNIPQHIIDRLAKAKDPLEEGIKIAAEQVQIARELCQGVHMMAVKREDAIAPILDLAGVEKVS; from the coding sequence ATGCCGGATACCCAGAGCTTTAGCGTTTTAAATAACTTCCGAAAAGCGGTAGCAGCAGGTGAGTTTCTCGTTACTGCTGAAGTCGCACCTCCCAAAGGAGGAGATCCCACACAGATGCTGAAAATGGCGGCGACTCTTAAGGGAAGGGTTCATGCTGTCAACATTACCGATGGTAGCAGAGCCGTGATGCGGATGTCTTCGTTGGTTGCGTCAGCTATTTTGTTGCAAAATGGAATTGAGCCGATTTGCCAAGTTGCTTGCCGCGATCGCAATCGGATAGGATTACAAGCAGATTTAATGGGCGCTCATGCTTTGGGTATCCGCAACATTTTAGCCCTTACTGGCGACCCTGTAAAAGCAGGTGATCATCCTGAAGCAAAGGCTGTATTTGATTTAGAAGCTGTGCGGCTGTTGCAATTAATTAGGAAGATGAATCAAGGTATTGATTTTAATGAAAAAATTCTCAATGATGGTGCGTTAGATTTATTTGCAGGTGCAGCGGTAGATCCTCAAAGTAAAAGTTGGTCAGGTTTACAAAGTCGTTTTGAAAAGAAAGTAGAAGCCGGAGCGCAATTTTTTCAAAGTCAATTAATTACAGATTTTGAAATTCTTGAAAAGTTCATGGATAAAATCGCCGCAGGTTATAATAAACCAATTTTAGCAGGAATTTTTCTGTTGAAATCAGCAAAAAATGCCCAGTTTATTAATAAGGCTGTCCCCGGTGTAAATATTCCCCAACATATTATTGATAGGTTAGCAAAAGCCAAAGATCCACTTGAGGAAGGAATAAAAATCGCAGCGGAACAAGTGCAGATTGCGCGGGAATTGTGCCAGGGTGTGCATATGATGGCGGTGAAACGAGAAGATGCGATCGCACCTATCTTAGATTTAGCAGGGGTGGAGAAGGTTAGTTAG
- a CDS encoding Uma2 family endonuclease — protein sequence MTFTTNPPTSETTLPDHTQLPESDGTFVKNWQEHPQSILLTDSITPILKKSNPDGQYCIGQDLGIYWRITDPPERGAEAPDWFYVPNVPPTLNGQTRRSYVLWQEYIAPLIVLEFVSGNGSEERDKTPWKGKFWIYEQVIRTPFYGIYEVNKASVEIYELIGGQYQLLPANERGHYPITPLGIELGLWQGEYQNAELPWLRWWDLQGNLLLSGEERANRLAEQLRALGVEPEA from the coding sequence ATGACTTTTACCACCAATCCCCCAACCTCTGAAACCACTCTCCCAGACCATACCCAACTTCCAGAGTCGGACGGTACATTTGTGAAAAACTGGCAAGAACATCCTCAAAGCATCTTACTGACTGACTCAATTACACCCATTCTCAAAAAATCAAATCCTGATGGTCAATATTGTATTGGCCAGGACTTAGGTATCTACTGGCGTATTACCGACCCCCCAGAACGCGGTGCTGAAGCTCCAGACTGGTTTTATGTACCCAATGTACCGCCTACCTTAAATGGGCAAACACGCCGTTCTTATGTCCTCTGGCAAGAATACATTGCCCCATTAATTGTGTTAGAATTTGTTTCTGGAAATGGCAGCGAAGAGCGCGATAAAACTCCTTGGAAAGGTAAATTTTGGATTTATGAGCAGGTAATTCGTACCCCCTTTTACGGCATTTATGAAGTGAATAAAGCCAGTGTAGAAATTTATGAATTAATTGGTGGACAATATCAGTTATTACCAGCAAATGAACGGGGACATTATCCGATTACACCTTTGGGGATTGAGTTAGGTTTGTGGCAAGGAGAATATCAGAATGCAGAATTACCCTGGTTACGGTGGTGGGATTTGCAAGGTAATTTGTTGTTGAGTGGTGAAGAAAGAGCGAATCGCTTGGCTGAACAGTTGCGTGCTTTGGGAGTTGAACCGGAAGCGTAA
- a CDS encoding GUN4 domain-containing protein gives MITSPTKCLLSIFCGMITLCSIVPSSIGSKPKPNSHSYISKKPNYTQLKKLLAAGKWKEADLETWKQMAMFSKSGDNYLTSDEMNNFPCNHLGILNQLWLKSSKNRFGFSVQRKIWQNFGGKANFDENIYRKFVIRVGWYTKDSTVIGGYRTINTNNLNYSLKAPPGHLPGIPLSDYGVGGGFGGASGWRFIPRAAFCKI, from the coding sequence ATGATAACTTCTCCAACCAAGTGCTTACTGTCTATTTTTTGTGGAATGATAACTCTATGTAGCATAGTTCCCTCAAGTATAGGGTCAAAACCAAAACCTAATTCACATTCCTACATATCTAAAAAACCAAATTACACTCAACTGAAAAAATTATTAGCAGCAGGTAAATGGAAAGAAGCTGACTTAGAAACTTGGAAACAAATGGCGATGTTTTCAAAATCTGGTGATAATTATCTTACCTCTGATGAAATGAATAACTTTCCCTGTAATCATCTTGGTATTTTAAACCAACTTTGGCTCAAGTCTAGTAAAAACCGATTTGGTTTTAGTGTTCAGCGCAAAATTTGGCAAAATTTTGGAGGTAAAGCGAATTTTGATGAGAATATCTACAGAAAATTTGTGATTCGTGTTGGCTGGTATACAAAAGATTCAACAGTTATCGGTGGTTATCGGACTATTAATACTAATAATCTCAATTATTCCTTGAAAGCTCCTCCAGGACATTTACCTGGTATTCCTCTATCAGATTATGGTGTTGGTGGTGGTTTTGGTGGTGCTAGTGGTTGGCGTTTTATTCCCCGTGCGGCATTTTGCAAGATTTAG
- a CDS encoding alkene reductase, which translates to MDNTLQLLTPIQLGTYTLPNRLVMAPLTRCRAAAGNVPYELHATYYAQRATAGLIISEATQVCPQGQGYPATPGIHSAAQIAGWKKVTQAVHDQGGRIFLQLWHVGRISHPDFQPNGELPVAPSAIAPTGEVGTYEGMKPYVAPRALELEEIPSVIDQYRQGAKNALEAGFDGVEVHGANGYLIDQFLQDCTNHRTDAYGGSVENRSRFLMEVLEAVIEVWGGNRVGLRLSPSGSFNDMGDSDPKTLFSYVVQELNKFNLAYLHLIEPRLNASQDTLEHLSSDLTSGFFRPLFNSKIIAAGGLNREIGEHIISKGEADLIAYGRIYISNPDLVKRFALNASLNPYDRSTFYGGTEQGYTDYPFLEEASK; encoded by the coding sequence ATGGATAACACGCTGCAATTATTAACCCCTATACAACTTGGTACTTACACCTTACCGAATCGTCTGGTGATGGCTCCTTTAACCCGCTGTCGTGCTGCGGCTGGCAACGTTCCCTACGAACTCCATGCCACCTACTATGCACAACGAGCAACCGCTGGACTGATTATTTCCGAAGCCACCCAAGTCTGTCCCCAAGGACAAGGTTATCCCGCTACCCCCGGCATCCATTCCGCTGCACAGATTGCTGGCTGGAAAAAAGTTACCCAAGCGGTTCACGACCAAGGTGGTCGCATTTTTCTGCAACTCTGGCACGTTGGGCGCATTTCCCATCCTGATTTTCAGCCAAATGGTGAATTACCCGTTGCCCCTAGCGCGATCGCTCCAACAGGAGAAGTCGGAACCTACGAAGGCATGAAACCCTACGTCGCGCCCCGCGCCCTTGAACTCGAAGAAATCCCCAGCGTGATTGACCAATATCGCCAAGGTGCGAAAAATGCCCTCGAAGCAGGCTTTGACGGCGTTGAAGTACATGGCGCAAATGGTTATCTGATTGATCAATTTTTGCAAGACTGCACTAACCACCGCACCGATGCCTATGGCGGCTCAGTAGAAAATCGGTCGCGCTTTTTGATGGAAGTTCTGGAAGCCGTGATTGAAGTCTGGGGTGGCAATCGCGTTGGTTTGCGGTTATCTCCTTCCGGCAGTTTTAACGATATGGGCGACTCAGACCCCAAGACCCTCTTCAGCTATGTCGTGCAGGAACTCAACAAATTTAACTTAGCCTACCTGCACCTCATCGAACCCCGTCTCAATGCGAGCCAAGATACCCTAGAACATCTCAGTAGCGACCTCACCTCTGGTTTTTTCCGTCCCCTGTTTAACAGCAAAATTATTGCCGCTGGCGGATTAAACCGTGAAATTGGCGAACACATCATCTCCAAGGGCGAAGCTGATCTAATTGCCTATGGTCGCATCTATATTTCTAATCCTGACCTGGTGAAACGTTTTGCCTTGAATGCGTCGTTAAATCCCTACGATCGCAGTACCTTTTACGGCGGCACAGAACAGGGCTACACTGACTATCCCTTTTTAGAAGAAGCGTCAAAATAA